A single region of the Aeromicrobium chenweiae genome encodes:
- the msrA gene encoding peptide-methionine (S)-S-oxide reductase MsrA encodes MMFGRSKSELPTPDAALPGREGRQFQVGGPHLVLGTPVETQVPEGFESAVFGLGCFWGEEKTFWEIPGVWSTSVGYAGGQTPNPTYEEVCTGRTGHAEVVRVIWDPAKLSFAQLLQVFWENHDPTQGMRQGNDRGTQYRSIILTTMPEQQREAEESRERYQERMTEAGYGEITTSIQPLERYYYAEEYHQQYLVKNPFGYCPLHATGVAYA; translated from the coding sequence ATGATGTTTGGTCGCAGCAAGTCAGAGCTCCCGACCCCCGACGCCGCCCTGCCGGGCCGCGAGGGCCGACAGTTCCAGGTCGGCGGCCCGCACCTCGTCCTCGGCACCCCCGTCGAGACCCAGGTCCCTGAGGGCTTCGAGTCCGCAGTGTTCGGCCTCGGCTGCTTCTGGGGCGAGGAGAAGACGTTCTGGGAGATTCCGGGCGTCTGGTCCACGTCCGTCGGCTACGCCGGAGGACAGACCCCGAACCCCACGTACGAGGAGGTCTGCACGGGTCGCACCGGGCACGCCGAGGTCGTCCGGGTGATCTGGGACCCCGCGAAGCTCTCGTTCGCGCAGCTGCTCCAGGTGTTCTGGGAGAACCACGACCCGACGCAGGGCATGCGCCAGGGCAACGACCGCGGCACGCAGTACCGCTCGATCATCCTGACGACGATGCCCGAGCAGCAGCGCGAGGCCGAGGAGTCCCGTGAGCGGTACCAGGAGCGCATGACGGAGGCCGGCTACGGCGAGATCACCACGTCGATCCAGCCGCTCGAGCGCTACTACTACGCCGAGGAGTACCACCAGCAGTACCTCGTCAAGAACCCGTTCGGCTACTGCCCGCTGCACGCCACGGGCGTCGCGTACGCGTAG